Proteins encoded by one window of Streptomyces sp. NBC_01571:
- a CDS encoding SigE family RNA polymerase sigma factor has translation MQQAGAEGFDGFVAARWSALFHLARLLCGGDRHRAEDLLQEALVKLWFVWPRIADEAPEAYVRKILARAAARSARRRWWGERPVDQLPDLAQIGDVSATVAERSRLEAALAQLPPRQRAAVVLRYYQDLPEKQVAEVLGCPLGTARSHASRGVARLRQILSVVIEPVE, from the coding sequence ATGCAACAGGCTGGAGCCGAGGGTTTCGACGGGTTCGTCGCGGCCCGCTGGTCGGCGTTGTTCCACCTCGCGCGCCTGCTCTGCGGCGGTGACCGGCACCGCGCCGAGGACCTGCTTCAGGAGGCCCTGGTCAAGCTCTGGTTCGTCTGGCCGCGGATCGCGGACGAGGCGCCCGAGGCGTACGTGCGCAAGATCCTGGCCCGCGCCGCCGCCCGCTCCGCCCGCAGGCGGTGGTGGGGCGAGCGTCCCGTGGACCAGTTGCCCGACCTGGCGCAGATCGGGGACGTCTCCGCCACCGTGGCGGAACGGTCGCGGCTGGAGGCGGCCCTCGCCCAACTGCCGCCCCGGCAACGGGCCGCCGTGGTGCTGCGCTACTACCAGGACCTGCCGGAGAAACAGGTCGCGGAGGTCCTGGGGTGCCCCCTGGGCACCGCCCGGTCCCACGCGTCACGCGGTGTGGCGCGCCTGCGTCAGATCCTGTCCGTCGTCATCGAACCGGTGGAGTGA
- a CDS encoding bifunctional glycosyltransferase family 2/GtrA family protein has translation MDGLPLRLPLPAHHPEPVLDVVVPVFNEETDLEPSVRRLHTHLRETFPYPFRITVADNASTDATPRIAARLAAELPEAEWIRLAEKGRGRALRVAWSRSRAPVLAYLDVDLSTELTALLPLVAPLISGHSDMAIGTRLARGSRVVRGPKREIISRCYNVLLRSTLAVGFSDAQCGFKAVRREVAERLLPLVEDSEWFFDTELLVIAERAGLRIHEVPVDWVDDPDSRVDLIPTAVADLRGIARIGGALARGTLPTAGLRRATGGDPPGSLVAQLLRFGAVGVASTVGYVLLYVALRPVAGPQGANAWALLFCAVANTAANRRLTFGLRGRGGVLRQQARGLAVFGLGLALTSGSLAALHRWVPGPGRPTEVVVLVVANLVATLLRFLLLRAWVFTAAPSGSRTGVEVR, from the coding sequence ATGGACGGGCTGCCGCTCCGACTGCCGCTGCCGGCGCACCATCCGGAACCCGTCCTGGACGTGGTCGTCCCGGTGTTCAACGAGGAGACGGATCTGGAGCCGAGCGTCCGGCGCCTGCACACGCACCTGCGGGAGACGTTCCCGTACCCGTTCCGCATCACCGTCGCCGACAACGCCAGCACCGACGCCACGCCGCGGATCGCGGCCCGGCTGGCCGCCGAGCTGCCGGAGGCCGAGTGGATACGGCTGGCCGAGAAGGGGCGCGGACGGGCTCTGCGCGTCGCCTGGTCGCGGTCTCGGGCGCCGGTCCTGGCATACCTGGACGTGGACCTGTCCACGGAACTGACGGCGCTGCTCCCGCTGGTCGCTCCGCTGATCTCCGGCCACTCCGACATGGCCATCGGCACCCGGCTGGCCCGTGGTTCCCGAGTGGTACGCGGTCCCAAGCGGGAGATCATCTCCCGTTGCTACAACGTCCTGCTGCGGTCCACCCTCGCCGTCGGCTTCTCCGACGCGCAGTGCGGTTTCAAAGCGGTCCGGCGCGAGGTCGCCGAGCGCCTCCTTCCCCTGGTGGAGGACTCGGAGTGGTTCTTCGACACGGAACTGCTGGTGATCGCCGAACGGGCCGGGCTGCGCATCCACGAGGTACCGGTCGACTGGGTGGACGACCCCGACAGCCGGGTCGACCTGATCCCCACGGCCGTGGCCGACCTCCGCGGTATCGCCAGGATCGGCGGGGCGCTGGCCCGTGGCACGCTCCCGACCGCGGGGCTGCGGCGCGCCACCGGGGGTGACCCGCCCGGTTCACTCGTCGCCCAACTGCTGCGCTTCGGTGCCGTGGGCGTGGCGAGCACGGTCGGGTACGTCCTGCTCTACGTGGCCCTGCGTCCGGTCGCGGGTCCGCAGGGAGCCAACGCGTGGGCACTCCTGTTCTGCGCCGTCGCGAACACGGCCGCGAACCGGCGGCTCACCTTCGGGCTGCGCGGGCGCGGCGGTGTGCTGCGCCAACAGGCCAGGGGGCTGGCGGTGTTCGGCCTCGGCCTGGCGCTCACCAGCGGGTCGCTCGCCGCGCTGCACCGCTGGGTCCCGGGTCCCGGGCGGCCCACCGAGGTCGTGGTGCTCGTCGTCGCCAACCTGGTCGCGACGCTGCTGCGTTTCCTGCTCCTCCGGGCCTGGGTGTTCACCGCCGCCCCGAGCGGCAGCCGAACGGGAGTCGAGGTCCGATGA
- a CDS encoding anti-sigma factor antagonist: protein MDTSPAASDELVVITTRYESPRAFVMLLRGCADLTSSGELEEIFGEAAGSGCPVIVDLAGLAFGDEHLLGHLLAAREKGDLTLVGPLSRQFHQRMDVTGTVGCFDVQPDLTTALAHLPD, encoded by the coding sequence ATGGATACCTCCCCCGCGGCCTCGGACGAGCTCGTGGTGATCACCACCCGGTACGAGTCGCCGAGGGCGTTCGTGATGCTCCTGCGGGGGTGTGCCGACCTGACGAGCTCCGGGGAACTGGAGGAGATCTTCGGTGAGGCCGCCGGGTCCGGCTGTCCGGTGATCGTGGACCTGGCCGGCCTCGCCTTCGGCGACGAACATCTGCTGGGGCATCTGCTGGCTGCGCGCGAGAAGGGCGACCTGACGCTTGTCGGCCCCCTGAGCAGGCAGTTCCACCAGCGCATGGACGTCACGGGTACGGTCGGGTGCTTCGATGTCCAGCCCGACCTGACCACCGCCCTGGCGCATCTGCCGGACTGA